The Primulina eburnea isolate SZY01 chromosome 13, ASM2296580v1, whole genome shotgun sequence genome includes a region encoding these proteins:
- the LOC140810608 gene encoding uncharacterized protein — translation MPTYTTASLQSYFESRVEESLKNPLSGVSNGRKDPNPSWGSRDGAPRHVYVSPTLYVTPVQAPIPQCYPPDPLSPSPYVVNHKRRGNELKICCEAEVVGSDSGNGGGYLCSEEEVGENFAGDEKLETFDIDEDEEVSGYQGEEETNYNGKEQMESCSFASAQGEFFDANDDFSADGSTPKSYGSRTESELNAIRLVLREEIERRKNVEENMTLIRCQWERISSLMRQAGLTFPGPPSDSCSTQFDNMIDLFSQEVFVSRFVAEAVGRGQASAEADFSIIESKDQEISRLHDRLQYFETVNHEMSQRNFVEVARRRQERKRSRRRWLWTFMGFSIAVGTSFVAYSYIPKSSKYLPLLKSGNSTAAASYKTS, via the exons ATGCCCACCTATACGACTGCATCGCTGCAAAGCTATTTCGAATCCAGAGTGGAAGAATCTCTCAAGAATCCCCTTTCCGGAGTTTCAAATGGTCGAAAAGATCCTAATCCGAGCTGGGGTTCGAGAGATGGAGCTCCGAGACACGTGTACGTATCGCCGACTTTGTATGTGACCCCGGTGCAGGCTCCGATTCCCCAGTGTTACCCGCCGGACCCGCTATCACCTTCTCCTTACGTAGTCAACCACAAGCGCCGAGGAAATGAGTTGAAGATATGTTGTGAGGCTGAAGTGGTGGGTTCCGATTCAGGAAATGGAGGTGGATATCTGTGCTCGGAAGAGGAGGTGGGCGAGAATTTTGCGGGTGATGAAAAATTGGAAACTTTTGATATTGATGAGGATGAAGAGGTCAGTGGGTATCAGGGTGAGGAGGAGACGAATTATAATGGAAAGGAGCAAATGGAGAGCTGTAGCTTTGCTTCTGCTCAAGGGGAATTCTTTGATGCGAATGATg ATTTCTCCGCTGACGGGTCTACTCCAAAATCCTACGGTTCTAGAACTGAATCAGAACTCAACGCCATTAGGCTTGTTCTTCGTGAGGAAATTGAAAGGAGAAAAAATGTAGAGGAAAATATGACTTTAATTCGATGTCAGTGGGAGCGGATCAGTAGCCTTATGCGTCAGGCTGGATTAACATTTCCTGGACCTCCATCTGATAGTTGTAGCACACAGTTTGACAATATGATCGATCTGTTTTCCCAGGAAGTTTTTGTCAGCAGGTTTGTTGCTGAAGCGGTTGGAAGGGGTCAAGCTTCTGCTGAAGCTGATTTCTCAATAATTGAATCAAAAGACCAGGAGATATCGCGGTTACATGACAGGCTGCAATACTTTGAGACTGTTAATCATGAAATGTCCCAGAGGAATTTTGTGG AAGTTGCTCGTAGACGACAGGAAAGGAAAAGGAGTCGGAGAAGGTGGCTGTGGACTTTTATGGGATTCTCCATTGCCGTAGGAACTTCATTTGTTGCTTATTCCTACATTCCTAAGTCGAGTAAATATCTTCCATTGTTGAAGTCCGGAAACTCAACCGCTGCTGCCTCCTACAAGACCTCTTAA
- the LOC140810251 gene encoding uncharacterized protein → MDWGEEEEVSGENVDCSVGSKVPTTAEELRELKQKMRVLEGQLESRNTTRVAARGCPFADVIVREPLPGNFKSAKIKDYDGNADPEEHLARFENMAMLHCYTDRIKCKVFLTTLVDSAQRWFEGLSPQSVHSFKDFQNVFLHHFSSSKKYKKTAFSLFEVKQSPEESLRAYIRRFNRVALDVPSCATETKTTAFTQGLREGEFFKSLTKKVPGDFEDLLSRAEKYINMEEAQKQKREAVRKERGDRVSKPEERGQKRGSSGHFSHHVPLKIAREREVQECSRDLAPDHQLSRPEKTGFCSLHKLGYHNTEDCKVLKGNFVAPSLPRPISNARMPRLPPWTPRHP, encoded by the coding sequence ATGGATTGGGGGGAGGAGGAGGAAGTGAGTGGAGAGAACGTGGATTGTAGTGTCGGGTCAAAAGTTCCGACTACAGCAGAGGAGTTGAGAGAGTTGAAGCAGAAGATGAGGGTCCTGGAGGGACAGTTGGAGAGTCGTAACACTACCCGGGTCGCTGCAAGAGGGTGCCCGTTTGCTGATGTTATTGTCCGAGAACCTCTTCCTGGGAATTTCAAGTCTGCCAAAATAAAAGATTATGATGGCAATGCGGACCCGGAGGAGCATCTAGCCAGATTCGAGAATATGGCCATGTTGCACTGCTACACTGATCGAATCAAGTGCAAAGTGTTCTTGACAACTCTGGTGGACTCCGCTCAGAGATGGTTTGAGGGTTTGTCCCCTCAAAGCGTGCATTCTTTCAAAGATTTCCAGAATGTATTCCTACACCACTTCAGTAGCAGTAAGAAGTACAAAAAGACCGCCTTTAGTCTTTTTGAGGTGAAGCAGAGCCCGGAAGAGAGTTTGAGGGCTTATATCAGAAGGTTCAACAGGGTAGCTCTAGACGTCCCGTCTTGTGCCACTGAGACCAAGACTACTGCCTTCACCCAGGGTTTGAGAGAGGGTGAATTCTTTAAGTCACTGACAAAAAAAGTGCCCGGGGATTTTGAGGACTTGTTATCCCGGGCAGAGAAGTACATAAATATGGAGGAAGCTCAAAAACAAAAGAGGGAAGCCGTGAGGAAAGAAAGAGGAGACCGGGTATCTAAACCCGAGGAGAGGGGACAAAAGAGGGGCAGTTCAGGGCATTTCTCTCATCATGTGCCTCTGAAAATTGCCCGAGAGAGGGAGGTGCAGGAGTGTAGTAGAGACTTGGCCCCGGACCATCAATTGTCACGGCCAGAGAAAACAGGATTTTGCTCTCTTCACAAGTTAGGCTACCATAACACTGAGGATTGCAAAGTTTTGAAGGGAAACTTTGTCGCACCTTCCCTCCCAAGACCCATCAGCAATGCCCGGATGCCAAGATTGCCACCGTGGACGCCCCGGCACCCATGA
- the LOC140810252 gene encoding uncharacterized protein, which translates to MISGGSNDGDSNRARKSRSKRECLEVERAGRSEAVISFGPEDLRGVNLPHNDALVIQARVANYDILRIFVDSGSSGYHLETVETALFGFAGHVVYPEGEIILPLTLGSHDLKKTVMTSFTVVDSPSSYNIILGRPAMNELRAVASTFHQKIKFPVGARVGEVRGDQPSSRKCYVEAVWADQGRSKREGKRAKVDEAGGRIVEEGEIHFVAEEEHEAMEIGPGQQIRVARDLDISTRELTRISPIILEHHLNILPRSHPVKQKKRHFGPEKDKSINEQGYHQIPLVKNDQDKASFVTSGGTFCYIVIPFGLKNAGATYQHLMDKVFEKQLGRNVEVYVDDILGKTRKVASFINDLEETFATLMQYGIKLNPAKCIFGVKSVKFLGFMVTERGI; encoded by the exons ATGATATCTGGAGGCTCTAATGATGGAGACTCTAACCGGGCAAGGAAGTCAAGGAGTAAGAGAGAGTGTTTAGAGGTGGAAAGGGCCGGGAGGAGTGAGGCGGTCATCAGTTTCGGCCCAGAGGATTTGAGAGGGGTGAATCTACCCCATAACGATGCTCTGGTGATCCAGGCCCGAGTGGCGAATTACGATATTCTGCGAATCTTCGTGGACTCGGGCAGTTCG GGCTATCACCTGGAAACAGTGGAAACTGCTCTTTTTGGCTTCGCCGGCCACGTGGTCTATCCGGAGGGGGAGATTATTTTACCTCTGACCCTGGGCTCTCATGATCTCAAGAAAACAGTGATGACTTCTTTCACTGTGGTGGACTCCCCATCATCTTATAATATCATCCTTGGAAGGCCAGCCATGAACGAGTTGAGAGCTGTGGCATCTACATTCcaccagaaaataaaatttcctgTGGGAGCCAGGGTAGGAGAAGTCCGAGGAGACCAACCATCTTCTCGGAAGTGTTATGTAGAGGCGGTCTGGGCGGATCAGGGCAGATCTAAGAGGGAGGGGAAGAGGGCTAAGGTGGATGAGGCAGGAGGAAGGATAGTGGAGGAGGGGGAGATACATTTTGTAGCAGAAGAAGAGCATGAGGCAATGGAAATTGGGCCAGGCCAACAAATCCGGGTGGCTCGGGATCTTGACATATCCACCCGG GAGCTTACAAGGATTTCTCCCATTATATTGGAACACCATTTGAACATCCTCCCGAGGTCTCACCCGGTAAAGCAAAAAAAGAGGCACTTTGGTCCTGAAAAGGACAAAAGCATTAACGAGCAA GGGTATCATCAAATTCCCTTGGTCAAAAATGATCAAGACAAAGCCAGCTTCGTCACctcgggaggtacattttgttataTTGTAATTCCTTTCGGGTTGAAGAATGCAGGGGCTACTTATCAACATCTTATGGACAAAGTATTCGAAAAGCAGCTGGGGCGGAACGTGGAggtctatgtggatgatattctgGGCAAGACCCGGAAGGTCGCCAGTTTTATTAATGATCTGGAGGAAACTTTTGCCACTCTCATGCAGTATGGGATCAAGCTTAACCCTGCCAAGTGTATTTTTGGCGTAAAGAGTGTCAAATTCTTAGGATTCATGGTGACAGAGCGGGGAATCTAG